A single Gasterosteus aculeatus chromosome 2, fGasAcu3.hap1.1, whole genome shotgun sequence DNA region contains:
- the LOC120829570 gene encoding sodium- and chloride-dependent taurine transporter isoform X1, producing the protein MKEIMAQKEKLQCLKDFHKDTLKPSPGKSPGTRPEDEAEGKAPQREKWASKLDFVLSVAGGFVGLGNVWRFPYLCYKNGGGAFLIPYFIFLFGGGLPVFFLEVALGQYTSEGGITCWAKLCPIFTGIGYASVVIVSLLNVYYVVILAWGLYYLFQCFQPELPWAKCKQPWNTEFCVEDTVRRNKTLWLAANITNFTSPVTEFWERNVLSISSGIEDIGIVKWDLALCLLAVWVICFFCIWKGVKSTGKVVYVTATFPFVMLIVLLVRGVTLPGASEGIKFYLYPNLTRLQDPEVWIDAGTQIFFSYAICLGAMTSLGSYNKYKYNCYRDCLLLGGLNSGTSFVSGFAIFSVLGFMAQEQGVDIADVAESGPGLAFIAYPKAVSMMPMPTLWAVLFFIMLLLLGLDSQFVEVEGQITSIVDLYPEVLRKGYRREMFIAFMCSMSYLLGLAMVTKGGMYVFQLFDYYAASGVCLLWVAFFECIAVAWVYGVDNFYDGVEDMIGYRPNAWMKLSWTWITPILCMGCFVFSLVKYKPLTYNKVYEYPDWAIGIGWVLALSSMICIPMVMVIKILQSEGSLVERIKAVAAPAKSGVSSRPKEYDVKGEEPTLPLNPNGNSGSAKPTHTIVETTM; encoded by the exons ATGAAGGAAAT CATGGCACAAAAAGAGAAGCTCCAATGCCTGAAGGACTTTCACAAGGACACCCTGAAGCCGTCGCCGGGGAAGAGTCCGGGCACGCGGCCCGAGGACGAGGCCGAAGGAAAAGCCCCCCAGAGGGAGAAGTGGGCCAGCAAGCTCGACTTCGTCCTGTCGGTGGCCGGAGGCTTCGTCGGATTGGGAAACGTCTGGCGGTTTCCTTACCTTTGTTATAAAAACGGTGGAG gTGCGTTTCTCATCCCTTACTTCATCTTCCTGTTCGGCGGCGGCCTGCCGGTCTTCTTCCTGGAGGTGGCGCTGGGCCAGTACACCTCCGAGGGGGGCATCACCTGCTGGGCCAAGCTGTGCCCCATCTTCACGG GTATCGGCTACGCCTCCGTGGTGATCGTGTCCCTGCTGAACGTGTACTACGTGGTGATCCTGGCCTGGGGGCTCTACTACCTGTTCCAGTGCTTCCAGCCGGAGCTCCCCTGGGCCAAGTGCAAGCAGCCCTGGAACACGGAATTCTGCGTGGAGGACACGGTCCGCCGAAACAAGACCTTGTGGCTCGCCGCCAACATCACCAACTTTACCTCCCCTGTAACCGAGTTCTGGGA ACGCAACGTCCTGAGCATCTCGTCCGGGATCGAGGACATCGGGATCGTGAAGTGGGACCTGGCCCTGTGTCTCCTGGCCGTCTGGGTGATCTGCTTCTTCTGCATCTGGAAGGGAGTCAAGTCCACGGGGAAA GTGGTGTACGTAACGGCAACCTTCCCCTTTGTGATGCTGATCGTGCTGTTGGTGCGAGGAGTGACGCTGCCCGGGGCATCCGAAGGCATCAAATTCTACCTTTACCCCAACCTGACTCGCCTGCAGGACCCTGAG GTGTGGATCGATGCGGGAACCCAGATTTTCTTCTCCTACGCCATTTGCCTGGGAGCCATGACATCGCTGGGGAGCTACAACAAGTACAAATACAACTGCTACAG GGACTGTTTGCTGCTGGGAGGCCTCAACAGCGGTACCAGCTTTGTGTCTGGCTTCGCAATATTTTCCGTCCTGGGCTTCATGGCACAAGAACAAGGGGTGGACATTGCCGATGTGGCAGAGTCAG GTCCCGGTCTGGCCTTCATCGCCTACCCCAAAGCCGTGTCCATGATGCCGATGCCGACCCTCTGGgccgtcctcttcttcatcatgctgctgctgctgggcctcGACAGCCAG TTTGTTGAAGTGGAAGGACAGATCACCTCCATTGTGGATCTGTACCCGGAGGTCCTGAGGAAGGGCTACCGGCGGGAGATGTTCATCGCGTTCATGTGCTCCATGAGCTATCTGCTGGGGCTCGCCATGGTAACCAAA GGCGGCATGTACGTGTTTCAACTCTTCGACTACTACGCCGCCAGCGGTGTGTGCCTTCTGTGGGTGGCGTTCTTTGAATGCATCGCTGTAGCCTGGGTTTATG GCGTGGATAATTTCTACGATGGCGTCGAGGACATGATCGGCTACAGACCCAACGCGTGGATGAAATTGAGCTGGACCTGGATCACTCCCATCCTCTGCATG GGCTGCTTCGTCTTCTCCCTGGTGAAGTACAAGCCGTTGACCTACAACAAGGTGTACGAGTACCCCGACTGGGCCATCGGTATCGGCTGGGTTTTGGCCCTGTCCTCCATGATCTGCATCCCCATGGTGATGGTCATCAAGATCCTACAGTCAGAGGGATCCCTGGTCGAG AGGATAAAAGCAGTGGCGGCGCCGGCGAAGTCGGGCGTGAGCTCCCGCCCGAAAGAGTACGACGTGAAGGGCGAAGAGCCGACGCTGCCCCTGAACCCCAACGGGAACAGCGGCTCGGCGAAGCCCACCCACACCATCGTGGAAACGACGATGTGA
- the LOC120829570 gene encoding sodium- and chloride-dependent taurine transporter isoform X2 has translation MAQKEKLQCLKDFHKDTLKPSPGKSPGTRPEDEAEGKAPQREKWASKLDFVLSVAGGFVGLGNVWRFPYLCYKNGGGAFLIPYFIFLFGGGLPVFFLEVALGQYTSEGGITCWAKLCPIFTGIGYASVVIVSLLNVYYVVILAWGLYYLFQCFQPELPWAKCKQPWNTEFCVEDTVRRNKTLWLAANITNFTSPVTEFWERNVLSISSGIEDIGIVKWDLALCLLAVWVICFFCIWKGVKSTGKVVYVTATFPFVMLIVLLVRGVTLPGASEGIKFYLYPNLTRLQDPEVWIDAGTQIFFSYAICLGAMTSLGSYNKYKYNCYRDCLLLGGLNSGTSFVSGFAIFSVLGFMAQEQGVDIADVAESGPGLAFIAYPKAVSMMPMPTLWAVLFFIMLLLLGLDSQFVEVEGQITSIVDLYPEVLRKGYRREMFIAFMCSMSYLLGLAMVTKGGMYVFQLFDYYAASGVCLLWVAFFECIAVAWVYGVDNFYDGVEDMIGYRPNAWMKLSWTWITPILCMGCFVFSLVKYKPLTYNKVYEYPDWAIGIGWVLALSSMICIPMVMVIKILQSEGSLVERIKAVAAPAKSGVSSRPKEYDVKGEEPTLPLNPNGNSGSAKPTHTIVETTM, from the exons ATGGCACAAAAAGAGAAGCTCCAATGCCTGAAGGACTTTCACAAGGACACCCTGAAGCCGTCGCCGGGGAAGAGTCCGGGCACGCGGCCCGAGGACGAGGCCGAAGGAAAAGCCCCCCAGAGGGAGAAGTGGGCCAGCAAGCTCGACTTCGTCCTGTCGGTGGCCGGAGGCTTCGTCGGATTGGGAAACGTCTGGCGGTTTCCTTACCTTTGTTATAAAAACGGTGGAG gTGCGTTTCTCATCCCTTACTTCATCTTCCTGTTCGGCGGCGGCCTGCCGGTCTTCTTCCTGGAGGTGGCGCTGGGCCAGTACACCTCCGAGGGGGGCATCACCTGCTGGGCCAAGCTGTGCCCCATCTTCACGG GTATCGGCTACGCCTCCGTGGTGATCGTGTCCCTGCTGAACGTGTACTACGTGGTGATCCTGGCCTGGGGGCTCTACTACCTGTTCCAGTGCTTCCAGCCGGAGCTCCCCTGGGCCAAGTGCAAGCAGCCCTGGAACACGGAATTCTGCGTGGAGGACACGGTCCGCCGAAACAAGACCTTGTGGCTCGCCGCCAACATCACCAACTTTACCTCCCCTGTAACCGAGTTCTGGGA ACGCAACGTCCTGAGCATCTCGTCCGGGATCGAGGACATCGGGATCGTGAAGTGGGACCTGGCCCTGTGTCTCCTGGCCGTCTGGGTGATCTGCTTCTTCTGCATCTGGAAGGGAGTCAAGTCCACGGGGAAA GTGGTGTACGTAACGGCAACCTTCCCCTTTGTGATGCTGATCGTGCTGTTGGTGCGAGGAGTGACGCTGCCCGGGGCATCCGAAGGCATCAAATTCTACCTTTACCCCAACCTGACTCGCCTGCAGGACCCTGAG GTGTGGATCGATGCGGGAACCCAGATTTTCTTCTCCTACGCCATTTGCCTGGGAGCCATGACATCGCTGGGGAGCTACAACAAGTACAAATACAACTGCTACAG GGACTGTTTGCTGCTGGGAGGCCTCAACAGCGGTACCAGCTTTGTGTCTGGCTTCGCAATATTTTCCGTCCTGGGCTTCATGGCACAAGAACAAGGGGTGGACATTGCCGATGTGGCAGAGTCAG GTCCCGGTCTGGCCTTCATCGCCTACCCCAAAGCCGTGTCCATGATGCCGATGCCGACCCTCTGGgccgtcctcttcttcatcatgctgctgctgctgggcctcGACAGCCAG TTTGTTGAAGTGGAAGGACAGATCACCTCCATTGTGGATCTGTACCCGGAGGTCCTGAGGAAGGGCTACCGGCGGGAGATGTTCATCGCGTTCATGTGCTCCATGAGCTATCTGCTGGGGCTCGCCATGGTAACCAAA GGCGGCATGTACGTGTTTCAACTCTTCGACTACTACGCCGCCAGCGGTGTGTGCCTTCTGTGGGTGGCGTTCTTTGAATGCATCGCTGTAGCCTGGGTTTATG GCGTGGATAATTTCTACGATGGCGTCGAGGACATGATCGGCTACAGACCCAACGCGTGGATGAAATTGAGCTGGACCTGGATCACTCCCATCCTCTGCATG GGCTGCTTCGTCTTCTCCCTGGTGAAGTACAAGCCGTTGACCTACAACAAGGTGTACGAGTACCCCGACTGGGCCATCGGTATCGGCTGGGTTTTGGCCCTGTCCTCCATGATCTGCATCCCCATGGTGATGGTCATCAAGATCCTACAGTCAGAGGGATCCCTGGTCGAG AGGATAAAAGCAGTGGCGGCGCCGGCGAAGTCGGGCGTGAGCTCCCGCCCGAAAGAGTACGACGTGAAGGGCGAAGAGCCGACGCTGCCCCTGAACCCCAACGGGAACAGCGGCTCGGCGAAGCCCACCCACACCATCGTGGAAACGACGATGTGA